The segment GCAAGATTGAAGTGTTGCCCCACAAGAGCTGACTCGACGGATCAGCGAGACCGCGTCGAGTGTGCGGGGCAGGCACTCGATGCGGTTTCTTCGCGTTTGCTCAGCCTACCTGTCATCGATGCAATATCTCGTTTTCTCAATCATTTATGAAACGCAGTCGCCTGCTCAACAGTGAACTTAGCTATGCGATCAGTCGCATTGGCCACACATCGTCGATCACGCTGTGTGATGCGGGGCTGCCCATTCCCAACGGTGTTCCTAGGATCGACTTGGCAATCGAAAATGGATACCCATCGTTCATCCGAACATTGGATGCGATGCTCAGTGAGATGATGGTGGAAGAAATTGCCA is part of the Rhodopirellula halodulae genome and harbors:
- the rbsD gene encoding D-ribose pyranase, with the translated sequence MKRSRLLNSELSYAISRIGHTSSITLCDAGLPIPNGVPRIDLAIENGYPSFIRTLDAMLSEMMVEEIAIAVEIHRHNPNVHQQMMECFSKHKMQIRVVEVVHEEFKRMTRESETIVRTGECTPYANVILRSGVVF